Proteins from a single region of Paramormyrops kingsleyae isolate MSU_618 chromosome 9, PKINGS_0.4, whole genome shotgun sequence:
- the topaz1 gene encoding protein TOPAZ1 isoform X4 produces the protein MSDKPNLRRLCTSRYAHVSNTCVVQLIPLDSKSLSGSSPKHMDVSLRSTGEGGPGTAGRGGGCISETEGNETVQKQSTLCLRDCSIKKQEKRLIKSPSCFTCCDVKFAPSRYDSLAVVRSCDSRAKETTKKQTSRKLDRRTGRNPVVKLCNISNIFSIPADFLHSRCMLPEELKRKSIHCFKRDCSEGMLLEFYPASRTSGRVNQPQPGLQAETKSTLTSQAQRPNDVADILTRTPSGGRCDRHVFCVDTDPNAHGYRMTNRMRASNGFSPLISLPTDVLESHGMVPVIQSTTVSSSCEPGALREPGLPSGAEMIKRSAPGTPPNRQDAHEESSLLIAGGGLAIRTMHDRSAECNRDTSWEGEGELDWDMTETFSCQRTTPYRGSLSCARTYISWPFQKLQGSGRGFTDTSTLPLMHAKAESAPVTDVPAKFRAPDFAKAVESVTAEGPASGTEVCMEPEMLSEMKLGLREDGSESVKLDEMAAKPALPVISLQTEPQGSSGGCGHRSNTLDYKEQKNGICEPEKVTGGHFWEMSVTQKVKLQCFKIPLKMDTDQPQFHPSKQSGGVVTPCRAAAGTKALSSSPTCTGRPPGVKSRPLASPERSRTSPLKVPAGCDSDGNTSLLSEDEAGDCVHPLDGVIMCEIKDSCSAPYRQPPSLGSNSRVEGGTEDAMDVVKAYEQDAIVLDVIQDDPELFGTITEELVFGQQKKPERPLHAKKGHHGNTARTWRRIIWDKKESFTEGPDPTQKYTDKGAFMLDINGETNSETVVSDGQPSNTTAGDERHLLAEESKAGPTDDGAGEWLWTDFMTSFQEEQSKMHPETFAQRAVNCTAQGAPGGGFSVNCAERETSTTRGSTPNTAGPVSGPPDRDVYCKYYFSSKHMCFRKVCWFLHVPLDGDEQFCTEVMIRFSRDANQSLLQRAAAVFVSYYQKCPPGIHFDLQALKLLLSALFKHGIIKDVLSVLRVLTSYRILPPSEFILALFDHVSQCCLRVATADLMDVTSMCVDAGLPFTPADFQHMQRCLELLGLPAPQMNGFLAFKLRGLGTDAWKVSGEVQLAIAEVERCREQGDWTRMGTVFSSLCASQHSLAELRQLSGRVALALLKDSAAAPLPFAQFAQAVCQGSSANGLINTLIGRIGVSLMFRYYGAKQWLKGRQLLDTLKDLNINYSMLNSLFGSESGASQGRTVSVAVELLLNSGSMESALQLLKDNDWLSGSSPRPCDANTTQIRQAVLCQLADSCVQKGVHRVALEVLTKLPGLQDQADPAAASQHSELFNRHLSSCMEKQNLTVASDSVEFMFAKSVSVDMRLLRTLIHKLGKQNVWLKARSLFRCALSMGCYPPAQVNPYCRLLPIPYSLTEVEMAIAIEMFMVSNADEIHDPSQVPLQVVLRRKEGAELASDGDYNTAGNRLLFAGQIANPKLVIKYATVNPSQEQVFTLDPLSVRKWLTQNMKWANSIWRETGDDPATSDCLSG, from the exons ATGTCAGACAAGCCCAATTTAAGACGCCTGTGCACGTCCAGGTATGCTCACGTATCTAACACGTGTGTTGTGCAACTTATACCGCTGGATTCCAAGTCTTTGAGTGGATCATCTCCAAAACACATGGACGTAAGTTTGCGGAGCACTGGTGAAGGAGGACCAGGAACAGCTGGAAGAGGAGGTGGATGCATATCAG AAACTGAAGGGAATGAAACCGTTCAGAAGCAATCCACCTTGTGCTTGAGAGATTGTTCTATCAAGAAGCAGGAAAAAAGGCTTATTAAAAGTCCGTCCTGTTTCACGTGCTGTGATGTGAAGTTTGCCCCCTCCAGGTATGACAGTCTGGCCGTagtcaggtcatgtgacagcagGGCTAAAGAAACCACCAAAAAACAAACCTCAAGAAAGCTGGACAGAAGGACAGGAAGGAATCCTGTTGTTAAACTCTGTaacatttcaaacattttcagtaTCCCTGCTGATTTTTTGCATTCGAGGTGCATGTTGCCAGAGGAACTAAAACGAAAAAGCATCCACTGCTTTAAGAGAGACTGCAGTGAAGGTATGTTACTGGAGTTCTATCCAGCATCGCGTACGAGTGGTAGGGTTAACCAACCCCAGCCGGGGTTACAAGCTGAGACAAAGTCCACTCTTACATCCCAAGCCCAAAGACCTAATGATGTAGCAGATATCCTCACAAGGACTCCTTCAGGAGGGAGGTGTGACAGACATGTTTTCTGTGTTGACACGGACCCTAATGCTCATGGATACCGAATGACAAACCGAATGAGAGCGTCCAACGGATTTAGTCCTCTGATTTCCCTGCCCACTGATGTTCTAGAGTCTCATGGCATGGTTCCAGTCATCCAGTCCACAACTGTATCATCCAGTTGTGAACCAGGAGCCCTGCGTGAGCCTGGTCTACCCTCTGGTGCAGAGATGATCAAGAGAAGTGCACCAGGTACACCACCGAATCGGCAAGATGCACATGAGGAAAGCAGTCTGTTGATAGCAGGTGGTGGTCTTGCTATACGGACTATGCATGATCGGTCTGCGGAATGCAACCGGGATACCAGTTGGGAAGGGGAAGGAGAACTTGACTGGGACATGACTGAGACTTTCTCTTGCCAAAGAACGACCCCATACCGAGGATCACTGTCCTGTGCGCGTACATATATCTCATGGCCTTTTCAGAAGTTGCAAGGATCTGGAAGGGGATTCACAGACACCAGCACTCTACCCCTGATGCACGCAAAAGCCGAAAGCGCTCCTGTGACTGACGTTCCTGCCAAGTTCAGAGCTCCTGACTTTGCTAAAGCTGTGGAATCGGTAACAGCAGAAGGCCCAGCTAGTGGTACAGAAGTCTGCATGGAACCTGAAATGCTTTCTGAAATGAAATTGGGTCTCCGAGAGGACGGTTCTGAATCCGTAAAGTTAGATGAAATGGCAGCCAAACCGGCCCTGCCAGTTATTTCCTTACAAACAGAACCCCAGGGCAGTTCTGGAGGCTGTGGTCACCGGTCTAACACCCTGGATTACAAGGAGCAGAAAAATGGAATCTGTGAGCCCGAGAAGGTTACAGGTGGACATTTCTGGGAGATGAGTGTCACACAGAAGGTGAAGCTCCAGTGTTTCAAGATCCCTCTGAAGATGGACACAGACCAACCTCAGTTCCATCCTTCTAAACAGTCTGGTGGTGTCGTCACACCATGCAGAGCGGCAGCTGGCACCAAAGCACTTTCCTCTAGCCCAACATGTACAGGAAGACCTCCTGGCGTGAAGTCAAGGCCCCTTGCTTCACCAGAGCGAAGCCGGACTTCACCGCTTAAGGTTCCTGCTGGCTGCGATAGTGATGGCAACACCAGCCTGCTCTCTGAAGATGAGGCCGGGGACTGCGTGCACCCATTGGACGGCGTCATCATGTGTGAGATAAAGGACTCTTGCAGCGCTCCGTACCGACAGCCTCCTTCCCTGGGATCCAACTCCAGAGTGGAGGGGGGGACAGAAGATGCAATGGACGTGGTCAAAGCATATGAGCAGGACGCCATCGTCCTGGATGTGATTCAGGATGACCCAGAATTGTTTGGCACAATAACAGAGGAACTCGTGTTTGGACAGCAGAAGAAACCAGAGAGACCACTGCATGCTAAGAAAGGTCACCACGGAAACACTGCAAGAACCTGGAGGAGAATAATCTGGGATAAGAAGGAGAG CTTTACCGAAGGCCCAGATCCAACCCAGAAGTACACAGATAAGGGAGCCTTCATGCTTGATATAAACG gaGAAACTAACAGTGAGACAGTGGTAAGTGATGGCCAACCCTCTAACACCACGGCTGGTGAtgagcgccacctgctggcagaAGAG agcAAAGCGGGCCCCACCGATGATGGAGCAGGCGAATGGTTATGGACGGATTTCATGACCAG TTTCCAGGAAGAGCAGTCGAAGATGCATCCGGAAACCTTTGCTCAGCGAGCCGTGAATTGCACCGCACAGGGGGCCCCCGGCGGCGGCTTCTCAG TGAACTGTGCCGAGAGAGAGACCtccaccactagggggagcaCTCCCAACACAGCAGGTCCA GTAAGTGGTCCTCCTGATCGTGACGTTTACTGCAAGTATTACTTCAGCAGCAAGCACATGTGCTTCAGGAAGGTCTGCTGGTTCCTGCATGTGCCTCTAGATGGCGATGAGCAG TTCTGCACTGAAGTCATGATTAGGTTCAGCAGAGATGCAAATCAGTCCCTCTTACAGCGTGCAG CTGCTGTGTTTGTTAGTTACTACCAGAAATGTCCACCTGGGATCCATTTTGACCTGCAAGCTTTGAAACTTCTCCTGTCGGCCCTGTTCAAACACGGCATCATCAAAGACGTGCTCTCTGTCCTGCGGGTTCTCACGTCATACAGAATTCTG CCACCGTCGGAGTTCATACTGGCGTTGTTTGATCACGTGAGTCAGTGTTGCCTCCGTGTCGCGACCGCAGACCTCATGGATGTCACGTCCATG TGTGTGGACGCCGGTCTGCCCTTCACGCCCGCCGACTTCCAGCACATGCAGCGCTGCCTGGAGCTGCTCGGCCTGCCGGCGCCGCAGATGAACGGCTTCCTGGCCTTCAAGCTCCG GGGCCTGGGGACAGACGCATGGAAAGTCAGTGGGGAGGTGCAGCTGGCCATAGCAGAGGTGGAG CGCTGCAGGGAGCAGGGGGATTGGACCAGGATGGGCACCGTCTTCTCCAGCCTGTGTGCATCCCAGCACAGCCTGGCAGAGCTGCGACAGCTGAGCGGCCGCGTGGCCCTGGCTCTGCTCAAGGACTCGGCCGCCGCCCCGCTGCCCTTCGCCCAGTTCGCGCAGGCCG TCTGCCAGGGCAGCTCTGCCAACGGCCTTATCAACACTCTGATTGGCCGAATCGGGGTTTCCTTGATGTTCCGGTACTACGGTGCGAAGCAGTGGCTGAAG GGCAGGCAGCTGCTGGACACCCTGAAGGACTTGAACATTAACTACTCCATGCTGAATAGCCTGTTTGGCAGCGAGAGCGGCGCGTCCCAGGGCCGCACGGTCAGCGTGGCCGTCGAGCTCCTCCTGAACAGCGGCAGCATGGAGAGCGCTCTCCAGCTGCTCAAAG ATAACGACTGGTTGAGCGGCTCCTCCCCGCGGCCTTGTGATGCCAACACGACGCAGATCCGCCAGGCCGTACTGTGCCAGCTGGCCGACAGCTGCGTACAGAAGGGCGTCCACCGGGTGGCGCTAGAGGTGTTGACCAAGTTACCAGGCCTGCAGGATCAAGCAG ACCCGGCCGCCGCATCCCAGCATAGCGAGCTTTTCAACCGACACCTCAGCTCCTGTATGGAGAAGCAGAACTTAACGGTGGCATCTGACTCGGTGGAGTTCATGTTCGCCAAGAGCGTTTCCGTGGATATGCGTCTACTGCGGACGCTCATCCACAAGCTGGGGAAGCAGAACGTCTGGCTGAAGGCTCGTTCCCTCTTCAGAT GTGCCTTATCCATGGGGTGTTACCCCCCAGCCCAGGTGAACCCCTACTGTAGGCTCCTGCCGATCCCCTATTCGCTTACCGAGGTTGAGATGGCCATAGCCATCGAGATGTTCATGGTGTCCAACGCAGACGAGATCCATGACCCATCGCAGGTCCCTCTGCAGGTCGTGTTGAGAAG GAAGGAAGGCGCGGAGCTGGCCAGCGACGGTGACTACAATACGGCGGGGAACCGCCTGCTGTTCGCTGGCCAGATAGCCAACCCCAAGCTGGTGATAAAATACGCCACCGTCAACCCATCTCAGGAGCAAGTCTTCACGCTGGACCCGCTGTCCGTTCGCAAGTGGCTGACCCAGAACATGAAATGGGCGAACAGCATCTGGCGTGAGACCGGCGATGACCCGGCAACTAGTGACTGCCTCTCCGGTTAG
- the topaz1 gene encoding protein TOPAZ1 isoform X6 — protein sequence MDVSLRSTGEGGPGTAGRGGGCISETEGNETVQKQSTLCLRDCSIKKQEKRLIKSPSCFTCCDVKFAPSRYDSLAVVRSCDSRAKETTKKQTSRKLDRRTGRNPVVKLCNISNIFSIPADFLHSRCMLPEELKRKSIHCFKRDCSEGMLLEFYPASRTSGRVNQPQPGLQAETKSTLTSQAQRPNDVADILTRTPSGGRCDRHVFCVDTDPNAHGYRMTNRMRASNGFSPLISLPTDVLESHGMVPVIQSTTVSSSCEPGALREPGLPSGAEMIKRSAPGTPPNRQDAHEESSLLIAGGGLAIRTMHDRSAECNRDTSWEGEGELDWDMTETFSCQRTTPYRGSLSCARTYISWPFQKLQGSGRGFTDTSTLPLMHAKAESAPVTDVPAKFRAPDFAKAVESVTAEGPASGTEVCMEPEMLSEMKLGLREDGSESVKLDEMAAKPALPVISLQTEPQGSSGGCGHRSNTLDYKEQKNGICEPEKVTGGHFWEMSVTQKVKLQCFKIPLKMDTDQPQFHPSKQSGGVVTPCRAAAGTKALSSSPTCTGRPPGVKSRPLASPERSRTSPLKVPAGCDSDGNTSLLSEDEAGDCVHPLDGVIMCEIKDSCSAPYRQPPSLGSNSRVEGGTEDAMDVVKAYEQDAIVLDVIQDDPELFGTITEELVFGQQKKPERPLHAKKGHHGNTARTWRRIIWDKKESFTEGPDPTQKYTDKGAFMLDINGETNSETVVSDGQPSNTTAGDERHLLAEESKAGPTDDGAGEWLWTDFMTSFQEEQSKMHPETFAQRAVNCTAQGAPGGGFSVNCAERETSTTRGSTPNTAGPVSGPPDRDVYCKYYFSSKHMCFRKVCWFLHVPLDGDEQFCTEVMIRFSRDANQSLLQRAAAVFVSYYQKCPPGIHFDLQALKLLLSALFKHGIIKDVLSVLRVLTSYRILPPSEFILALFDHVSQCCLRVATADLMDVTSMCVDAGLPFTPADFQHMQRCLELLGLPAPQMNGFLAFKLRGLGTDAWKVSGEVQLAIAEVERCREQGDWTRMGTVFSSLCASQHSLAELRQLSGRVALALLKDSAAAPLPFAQFAQAVCQGSSANGLINTLIGRIGVSLMFRYYGAKQWLKGRQLLDTLKDLNINYSMLNSLFGSESGASQGRTVSVAVELLLNSGSMESALQLLKDNDWLSGSSPRPCDANTTQIRQAVLCQLADSCVQKGVHRVALEVLTKLPGLQDQADPAAASQHSELFNRHLSSCMEKQNLTVASDSVEFMFAKSVSVDMRLLRTLIHKLGKQNVWLKARSLFRCALSMGCYPPAQVNPYCRLLPIPYSLTEVEMAIAIEMFMVSNADEIHDPSQVPLQVVLRRKEGAELASDGDYNTAGNRLLFAGQIANPKLVIKYATVNPSQEQVFTLDPLSVRKWLTQNMKWANSIWRETGDDPATSDCLSG from the exons ATGGACGTAAGTTTGCGGAGCACTGGTGAAGGAGGACCAGGAACAGCTGGAAGAGGAGGTGGATGCATATCAG AAACTGAAGGGAATGAAACCGTTCAGAAGCAATCCACCTTGTGCTTGAGAGATTGTTCTATCAAGAAGCAGGAAAAAAGGCTTATTAAAAGTCCGTCCTGTTTCACGTGCTGTGATGTGAAGTTTGCCCCCTCCAGGTATGACAGTCTGGCCGTagtcaggtcatgtgacagcagGGCTAAAGAAACCACCAAAAAACAAACCTCAAGAAAGCTGGACAGAAGGACAGGAAGGAATCCTGTTGTTAAACTCTGTaacatttcaaacattttcagtaTCCCTGCTGATTTTTTGCATTCGAGGTGCATGTTGCCAGAGGAACTAAAACGAAAAAGCATCCACTGCTTTAAGAGAGACTGCAGTGAAGGTATGTTACTGGAGTTCTATCCAGCATCGCGTACGAGTGGTAGGGTTAACCAACCCCAGCCGGGGTTACAAGCTGAGACAAAGTCCACTCTTACATCCCAAGCCCAAAGACCTAATGATGTAGCAGATATCCTCACAAGGACTCCTTCAGGAGGGAGGTGTGACAGACATGTTTTCTGTGTTGACACGGACCCTAATGCTCATGGATACCGAATGACAAACCGAATGAGAGCGTCCAACGGATTTAGTCCTCTGATTTCCCTGCCCACTGATGTTCTAGAGTCTCATGGCATGGTTCCAGTCATCCAGTCCACAACTGTATCATCCAGTTGTGAACCAGGAGCCCTGCGTGAGCCTGGTCTACCCTCTGGTGCAGAGATGATCAAGAGAAGTGCACCAGGTACACCACCGAATCGGCAAGATGCACATGAGGAAAGCAGTCTGTTGATAGCAGGTGGTGGTCTTGCTATACGGACTATGCATGATCGGTCTGCGGAATGCAACCGGGATACCAGTTGGGAAGGGGAAGGAGAACTTGACTGGGACATGACTGAGACTTTCTCTTGCCAAAGAACGACCCCATACCGAGGATCACTGTCCTGTGCGCGTACATATATCTCATGGCCTTTTCAGAAGTTGCAAGGATCTGGAAGGGGATTCACAGACACCAGCACTCTACCCCTGATGCACGCAAAAGCCGAAAGCGCTCCTGTGACTGACGTTCCTGCCAAGTTCAGAGCTCCTGACTTTGCTAAAGCTGTGGAATCGGTAACAGCAGAAGGCCCAGCTAGTGGTACAGAAGTCTGCATGGAACCTGAAATGCTTTCTGAAATGAAATTGGGTCTCCGAGAGGACGGTTCTGAATCCGTAAAGTTAGATGAAATGGCAGCCAAACCGGCCCTGCCAGTTATTTCCTTACAAACAGAACCCCAGGGCAGTTCTGGAGGCTGTGGTCACCGGTCTAACACCCTGGATTACAAGGAGCAGAAAAATGGAATCTGTGAGCCCGAGAAGGTTACAGGTGGACATTTCTGGGAGATGAGTGTCACACAGAAGGTGAAGCTCCAGTGTTTCAAGATCCCTCTGAAGATGGACACAGACCAACCTCAGTTCCATCCTTCTAAACAGTCTGGTGGTGTCGTCACACCATGCAGAGCGGCAGCTGGCACCAAAGCACTTTCCTCTAGCCCAACATGTACAGGAAGACCTCCTGGCGTGAAGTCAAGGCCCCTTGCTTCACCAGAGCGAAGCCGGACTTCACCGCTTAAGGTTCCTGCTGGCTGCGATAGTGATGGCAACACCAGCCTGCTCTCTGAAGATGAGGCCGGGGACTGCGTGCACCCATTGGACGGCGTCATCATGTGTGAGATAAAGGACTCTTGCAGCGCTCCGTACCGACAGCCTCCTTCCCTGGGATCCAACTCCAGAGTGGAGGGGGGGACAGAAGATGCAATGGACGTGGTCAAAGCATATGAGCAGGACGCCATCGTCCTGGATGTGATTCAGGATGACCCAGAATTGTTTGGCACAATAACAGAGGAACTCGTGTTTGGACAGCAGAAGAAACCAGAGAGACCACTGCATGCTAAGAAAGGTCACCACGGAAACACTGCAAGAACCTGGAGGAGAATAATCTGGGATAAGAAGGAGAG CTTTACCGAAGGCCCAGATCCAACCCAGAAGTACACAGATAAGGGAGCCTTCATGCTTGATATAAACG gaGAAACTAACAGTGAGACAGTGGTAAGTGATGGCCAACCCTCTAACACCACGGCTGGTGAtgagcgccacctgctggcagaAGAG agcAAAGCGGGCCCCACCGATGATGGAGCAGGCGAATGGTTATGGACGGATTTCATGACCAG TTTCCAGGAAGAGCAGTCGAAGATGCATCCGGAAACCTTTGCTCAGCGAGCCGTGAATTGCACCGCACAGGGGGCCCCCGGCGGCGGCTTCTCAG TGAACTGTGCCGAGAGAGAGACCtccaccactagggggagcaCTCCCAACACAGCAGGTCCA GTAAGTGGTCCTCCTGATCGTGACGTTTACTGCAAGTATTACTTCAGCAGCAAGCACATGTGCTTCAGGAAGGTCTGCTGGTTCCTGCATGTGCCTCTAGATGGCGATGAGCAG TTCTGCACTGAAGTCATGATTAGGTTCAGCAGAGATGCAAATCAGTCCCTCTTACAGCGTGCAG CTGCTGTGTTTGTTAGTTACTACCAGAAATGTCCACCTGGGATCCATTTTGACCTGCAAGCTTTGAAACTTCTCCTGTCGGCCCTGTTCAAACACGGCATCATCAAAGACGTGCTCTCTGTCCTGCGGGTTCTCACGTCATACAGAATTCTG CCACCGTCGGAGTTCATACTGGCGTTGTTTGATCACGTGAGTCAGTGTTGCCTCCGTGTCGCGACCGCAGACCTCATGGATGTCACGTCCATG TGTGTGGACGCCGGTCTGCCCTTCACGCCCGCCGACTTCCAGCACATGCAGCGCTGCCTGGAGCTGCTCGGCCTGCCGGCGCCGCAGATGAACGGCTTCCTGGCCTTCAAGCTCCG GGGCCTGGGGACAGACGCATGGAAAGTCAGTGGGGAGGTGCAGCTGGCCATAGCAGAGGTGGAG CGCTGCAGGGAGCAGGGGGATTGGACCAGGATGGGCACCGTCTTCTCCAGCCTGTGTGCATCCCAGCACAGCCTGGCAGAGCTGCGACAGCTGAGCGGCCGCGTGGCCCTGGCTCTGCTCAAGGACTCGGCCGCCGCCCCGCTGCCCTTCGCCCAGTTCGCGCAGGCCG TCTGCCAGGGCAGCTCTGCCAACGGCCTTATCAACACTCTGATTGGCCGAATCGGGGTTTCCTTGATGTTCCGGTACTACGGTGCGAAGCAGTGGCTGAAG GGCAGGCAGCTGCTGGACACCCTGAAGGACTTGAACATTAACTACTCCATGCTGAATAGCCTGTTTGGCAGCGAGAGCGGCGCGTCCCAGGGCCGCACGGTCAGCGTGGCCGTCGAGCTCCTCCTGAACAGCGGCAGCATGGAGAGCGCTCTCCAGCTGCTCAAAG ATAACGACTGGTTGAGCGGCTCCTCCCCGCGGCCTTGTGATGCCAACACGACGCAGATCCGCCAGGCCGTACTGTGCCAGCTGGCCGACAGCTGCGTACAGAAGGGCGTCCACCGGGTGGCGCTAGAGGTGTTGACCAAGTTACCAGGCCTGCAGGATCAAGCAG ACCCGGCCGCCGCATCCCAGCATAGCGAGCTTTTCAACCGACACCTCAGCTCCTGTATGGAGAAGCAGAACTTAACGGTGGCATCTGACTCGGTGGAGTTCATGTTCGCCAAGAGCGTTTCCGTGGATATGCGTCTACTGCGGACGCTCATCCACAAGCTGGGGAAGCAGAACGTCTGGCTGAAGGCTCGTTCCCTCTTCAGAT GTGCCTTATCCATGGGGTGTTACCCCCCAGCCCAGGTGAACCCCTACTGTAGGCTCCTGCCGATCCCCTATTCGCTTACCGAGGTTGAGATGGCCATAGCCATCGAGATGTTCATGGTGTCCAACGCAGACGAGATCCATGACCCATCGCAGGTCCCTCTGCAGGTCGTGTTGAGAAG GAAGGAAGGCGCGGAGCTGGCCAGCGACGGTGACTACAATACGGCGGGGAACCGCCTGCTGTTCGCTGGCCAGATAGCCAACCCCAAGCTGGTGATAAAATACGCCACCGTCAACCCATCTCAGGAGCAAGTCTTCACGCTGGACCCGCTGTCCGTTCGCAAGTGGCTGACCCAGAACATGAAATGGGCGAACAGCATCTGGCGTGAGACCGGCGATGACCCGGCAACTAGTGACTGCCTCTCCGGTTAG